The following proteins come from a genomic window of Hoplias malabaricus isolate fHopMal1 chromosome 15, fHopMal1.hap1, whole genome shotgun sequence:
- the gpat3 gene encoding glycerol-3-phosphate acyltransferase 3: MEGFSWDQVLVVFRVWLSVVLGLIVLPAMFGVSLGFTDLYIKILVKTLEWATMRIQRGQKEQDTQHAHLPNGIIEKNDDSMEEEIGKLRRSYPESLAGGDFTLCDAFYFCKKGIESIVEDQVTQRFTSEELASWNLLTRTNNNFHYISVRVTIIWGLGVFIRYCILLPLRVTLAIIGLSWLVIGTSLVGLLPNSIMKNWISDLIHITCYRICARGLSARIRYHNKENRPKKGGICVANHTSPIDIVILANDGCYAMVGQIHGGLMGVIQRSMVRSCPHVWFERSEMKDRQLVAKRLRDHVADKTKLPILIFPEGTCINNTSVMMFKKGSFEIGGTIYPVAIKYDPQFGDAFWNSAKYNMVSYLLRMMTSWAIVCNVWYLPPMNLQDGEDAVHFANRVKSAIARQGGLVDLSWDGGLKREKVKQSYKEEQQKMYSSMIVRQE, translated from the exons ATGGAGGGCTTCAGCTGGGACCAGGTGCTGGTGGTCTTTAGGGTGTGGTTGTCAGTCGTGTTGGGGCTCATTGTGCTCCCTGCCATGTTTGGGGTCTCTTTGGGCTTCACCGACCTCTACATTAAAATCTTGGTCAAAACACTAGAG TGGGCCACTATGAGGATCCAGAGAGGACAGAAGGAGCAGGACACACAACACGCTCATCTGCCCAATG GAATTATTGAGAAAAATGATGACTCAATGGAAGAAGAGATTGGGAAGCTACGAAGATCTTATCCAGAGTCTCTTGCTGGAGGAGATTTTACACTGTGTGatgctttttatttctgtaagaAGGGTATAGAGAGCATCGTTGAAGACCAGGTCACGCAGCGCTTTACATCTGAAGAGTTGGCCTCATGGAACCTTCTGACTAGAACCAACAATAACTTCCACTACattagtgtgagagtgactatCATATGGGGCCTGGGTGTGTTCATACGTTACTGTATACTCTTACCTCTAAG GGTCACCCTGGCTATAATCGGACTGAGCTGGCTGGTCATAGGCACCTCACTTGTGGGCCTGCTTCCCAACAGcat TATGAAGAACTGGATCAGTGATCTGATACATATCACATGCTACAGGATCTGTGCTAGAGGACTTTCAGCCAGAATACGCTACCACAACAA agaaaATCGGCCAAAGAAAGGAGGGATTTGTGTAGCAAACCACACATCTCCCATTGACATTGTCATTTTGGCAAACGATGGATGTTACGCTATG GTGGGACAGATACATGGAGGCCTGATGGGGGTCATCCAGAGGTCAATGGTGAGATCCTGCCCTCACGTGTGGTTTGAAAGATCGGAGATGAAAGACCGCCAATTAGTGGCCAAAAG actgagagaccatgTCGCAGACAAAACCAAGCTACCAATCCTAATCTTCCCAGAGG GAACTTGCATCAATAACACATCTGTCATGATGTTCAAAAAGGGAAGTTTTGAGATTGGAGGGACAATATACCCTGTAGCAATAAAG tatgaCCCTCAGTTTGGAGATGCATTCTGGAACAGTGCAAAGTACAACATGGTGAGCTACCTCCTCAGGATGATGACCAGCTGGGCCATAGTGTGCAATGTATGGTACCTTCCACCTATGAATCTCCAG GATGGGGAGGATGCGGTACATTTTGCCAACAGAGTCAAATCTGCTATTGCACGGCAAGGAGGACTTGTTGATTTATCTTG GGATGGGGGCttgaaaagagagaaagtgaagcaGTCCTACAAAGAAGAGCAGCAGAAGATGTACAGCAGTATGATTGTAAGACAGGAATGA
- the abraxas1 gene encoding BRCA1-A complex subunit Abraxas 1: protein MEEYSTVRISGFVLGSLMFQHLNSDSDVEGLFIGENLGEENSKITDSQTDHIQFVHTINIQKHVTCRRIHSFYNNACEVDKEKIRQILSNFKEENVIGWYRQRRNTSQQMTLKEQLVHQNLRKVFPQQELIFLLLTPSNATLSGSTHRLEYTAFLRNGSQYSSIPVSISNLGMLDQQDYWRVSATCPTLSHCNAVKKHRAKFFTSDDDIGEVEKVNDMNDSLLDEMKTVCLKVEKSERLLEKLQGDIRELKDTISKQKKKQQERETSEHSTINEPKENVLLCAALKALFPNTPALQTQTLTVPGFPVLELCCNTDHGINVCNRLPLVLDYENGLRKRKASRVKEKSCVTSMPPRNKRKNVINAKESESGSDTEIDMSSPNDSNSPVF from the exons ATGGAGGAATACAGCACTGTCCGTATTTCGGGATTCGTGCTCGGGTCGTTGATGTTTCAGCATTTGAACAGTGACTCTGATGTG GAGGGTCTCTTCATTGGAGAAAATTTAGGGGAAGAGAACAGCAAAATTACAGACTCACAGACGGATCATATTCAGTTTGTTCACACCATAA ATATTCAAAAGCATGTCACCTGTAGGAGGATTCATAG TTTCTACAATAATGCTTGTGAAGTAGATAAGGAGAAAATTAGGCAAATTCTGTCAAATTTTAAAGAG GAGAATGTGATCGGCTGGTACCGTCAAAGGAGAAACACCAGTCAGCAGATGACTTTAAAAGAACAGTTGGTTCATCAAAATTTGAGGAAGGTCTTTCCACAGCAGGAACTTATTTTCTTGTTGCTGACGCCCTCAAATGCTACATTATCAGGCTCCACACATCGTCTTGAATACACAGCCTTCCTACGGAATGGCAG CCAATATAGTAGCATCCCTGTTTCAATTAGCAACTTGGGTATGCTGGACCAACAAGATTACTGGAGAGTCTCGGCTACTTGCCCTACTTTGAGCCACTGTAATGCTGTAAAAAAACACAG AGCCAAATTCTTCACGTCAGATGATGATATCGGGGAGGTTGAAAAAGTCAATGACATGAATGATTCCTTGTTAGATGAAATGAAG ACTGTATGTTTGAAAGTAGAGAAGAGTGAGCGCTTACTGGAGAAGCTTCAAGGAGATATCCGTGAACTCAAAGACACTATTAGCaagcaaaagaaaaagcaacaagagagagaaa cCAGTGAACATTCCACTATAAATGAGCCCAAGGAGAACGTCCTGCTCTGTGCAGCTCTAAAAGCCCTATTCCCAAACACTCCAGCATTACAGACACAAACTCTGACTGTTCCAGGCTTTCCAGTACTAGAACTCTGCTGCAACACTGATCATGGCATTAATGTTTGTAATAGACTGCCACTGGTGCTGGATTATGAAAATGGCCTACGGAAGAGGAAAGCAAGCAGAGTAAAGGAGAAAAGCTGTGTCACAAGCATGCCACCTAGAAATAAGAGGAAGAACGTGATCAATGCAAAGGAATCAGAAAGTGGGTCAGACACTGAGATAGACATGTCCAGCCCAAATGACAGTAATTCTCCAGTTTTCTAA
- the mrps18c gene encoding 28S ribosomal protein S18c, mitochondrial, which translates to MFNLSHTRLFQLAFSRHGSIPNITAWCLRSVTTTQQEDKINDMPIKMDNPFKQPQKGCILCNVPVDYKNVQLLSQFISPHTGRIYGRHITGLCGQKQREVTKAIKRAQSMGFMSVTLKNPQLMKDPNICSIRHLD; encoded by the exons ATGTTTAACCTTTCTCATACGCGATTGTTTCAGTTAGCTTTTTCCAGACATGGAAGCATCCCCAACATTACAG CCTGGTGTCTCAGGAGCGTGACCACCACCCAACAAGAAGACAAAATAAATGATATG CCCATCAAAATGGATAATCCATTCAAACAGCCTCAGAAAGGATGCATTCTTTGCAATGTGCCAGTAGATTACAAAAATGTCCAG TTGCTGTCACAGTTCATTTCACCACATACAGGCAGAATATATGGCAGGCACATAACAG GCTTATGTGGgcagaaacaaagagaagtAACAAAAGCAATCAAGAGGGCCCAATCAATGG GTTTTATGTCAGTTACACTGAAGAACCCACAGCTTATGAAAGATCCTAACATTTGCTCCATAAGGCACTTGGATTAG